The Paraflavitalea devenefica genome contains a region encoding:
- a CDS encoding RNA polymerase sigma factor produces the protein MKGSPTYTEQELVGLLKQRTQAAFSYLYDHYASTLNGVIAGIIQDTEVSGDVLQEVFVKIWRQIEQYDPGKGRLFTWMYNIARTTAIDTLRSRDWKNSKRNNSLTEEYALLPDHGPNPAEELGLRKIIQTLREEYKVLVELSYFQGYTQEEIAGILNIPLGTVKTRIRAAILQLRQQVKL, from the coding sequence TTGAAAGGATCCCCAACATATACGGAACAGGAGCTGGTTGGTTTGCTGAAACAACGCACACAGGCAGCTTTCAGCTATCTATACGATCACTATGCGTCAACCCTCAATGGTGTCATTGCAGGCATTATCCAGGATACCGAAGTGTCGGGCGATGTGCTGCAGGAAGTATTTGTGAAGATCTGGCGGCAGATAGAGCAGTACGACCCGGGCAAGGGCCGGTTATTCACCTGGATGTACAACATCGCACGAACGACGGCCATTGATACCTTGCGCAGCAGGGACTGGAAGAACAGTAAGCGCAACAATTCCCTGACGGAAGAATACGCCCTGCTGCCGGATCATGGACCTAACCCTGCGGAAGAATTGGGACTGCGGAAGATCATACAAACACTGAGGGAAGAATATAAGGTGCTGGTGGAACTATCCTATTTCCAGGGATATACACAGGAAGAAATAGCCGGGATACTGAATATTCCGCTGGGTACTGTAAAAACAAGGATAAGAGCAGCGATATTGCAATTAAGACAACAGGTTAAATTGTAA
- a CDS encoding PhnA domain-containing protein, which produces MKLDEQLQARSGATCELCKAAPPLKMYEVPPATGSSPDNTILICNKCLAQIEKKEELDSNHWKCLTESMWSEVPGVQVVAWRMLNRLRQESWAQDSLDMLYFDEATLAWAKATGDHENDASVELHKDCNGNVLQAGDTVVLIKSLDVKGSTLNAKMGTVVKNIRLVEDNTEQIEGRIEGQVIVILTKYVRKQHD; this is translated from the coding sequence ATGAAACTGGACGAACAACTGCAAGCAAGAAGCGGCGCTACCTGTGAATTGTGTAAGGCGGCACCCCCCTTAAAAATGTATGAAGTGCCTCCTGCCACCGGCAGTAGTCCGGATAATACTATATTGATATGTAATAAATGCCTGGCACAGATAGAGAAAAAAGAGGAATTGGACAGCAATCACTGGAAGTGTTTGACCGAATCTATGTGGAGCGAGGTGCCTGGTGTACAGGTGGTGGCCTGGCGCATGCTGAACCGCCTGCGGCAGGAGAGCTGGGCGCAGGATAGCCTGGATATGCTCTATTTTGATGAAGCAACACTGGCCTGGGCCAAGGCTACCGGCGATCATGAAAATGACGCCAGCGTTGAGTTGCATAAAGATTGCAACGGTAATGTGTTGCAGGCGGGCGATACAGTCGTGCTGATCAAATCACTGGATGTTAAAGGCTCCACATTGAATGCCAAAATGGGCACTGTAGTGAAGAATATCCGGCTGGTGGAAGATAATACCGAACAAATTGAAGGCAGGATAGAAGGACAGGTGATTGTTATTCTTACCAAATACGTGAGAAAGCAGCACGACTAA